One window of the Salvia splendens isolate huo1 chromosome 1, SspV2, whole genome shotgun sequence genome contains the following:
- the LOC121746742 gene encoding uncharacterized protein LOC121746742 isoform X3 — protein sequence MKQADQLRPWTLRFRARAKRFNFIFDFNYSKILPICKLRFKLRRYTFEFESKPQSAFSLKRKFPDLKFLRMFNCFRRKRSRSKIWLDRENCWFGRRKFGVWFWFWFLLFAVVSCFLILLLRSYIRTRFLWNFVWVIWNYADFLHQLFKQHSRSYNLRLRVSSRCSESSTNKASSKRNSNWSFILPPEFPSLTPDLV from the exons ATGAAACAAGCAGATCAACTGCGGCCATGGACGCTCCGCTTCAGAGCCAGAGCAAAGcgattcaatttcattttcgaTTTCAATTATTCCAAAATCTTGCCTATTTGCAAACTCAGGTTCAAGCTCCGCCGCTATACATTCGAGTTCGAATCTAAACCCCAATCTGCATTTTCGCTTAAACGAAAATTTCCAGATCTCAAATTCCTTCGGATGTTCAACTGTTTTCGCCGCAAGCGATCCCGTTCCAAGATCTGGCTAGATCGAGAG AATTGTTGGTTTGGGAGAAGAAAATTTGgagtttggttttggttttggtttctGCTTTTCGCGGTGGTGAGCTGTTTCCTCATTTTGCTGCTGCGATCTTATATCCGTACAAGATTTTTGTGGAATTTTGTTTGGGTGATTTGGAATTATGCTGATTTCTTGCACCAACTTTTCAAG CAACACTCTCGCAGTTATAACCTGAGACTGAGAGTAAGCTCCCGGTGCAGTGAG TCAAGTACAAATAAAGCAAGCAGTAAGAGAAATAGCAATTGGAGTTTCATCCTGCCACCTGAATTTCCATCCCTCACACCAG
- the LOC121765772 gene encoding uncharacterized protein LOC121765772 has protein sequence MDQDSDGESMAENNEIPPPVVRFGDTLWSGIEHPGEFAYANDNVNIPPHYISLVNGGNLFHGRDDEDPVSHLNAFYELTISLRPPNVEHHRIKRALFPFSLREKAREWYDSLSGYNIATFQELKTLFLLEYNSPMKIEKLREEITSFRQKYDESFVEAWKRFTELIRKCPSHGLALGHDLLKFYKGLNSEGTGLVTAGSNGNLDDLTHDEVRALFQRLANNHNPRRGADRTGDTFGATKDAERVTAIEAQLADISTQMSSMTKAVKSLQLTPQPQAVTVMRCGLCQGGHHTDQCPSLQGPPVEDVNYIGTNRQGFNQGNQYNNQQNWRPQQTSWNQAGRSNNSGNQWRNNTQPPGYEKKPSVEDQLGQILSFMSKSQKENENFKDKTVEKFGQIDATMRNLETQIGQLATASHTRIPNTIPSNIVPNPRGNEQCKVVTLRSGRELVSTPLMDGQEQAASGSKEHGEESDASGKCSAEEKGKKIVETESKRQMLTSPALDPKSKFNFPDHIPPPPYPPRRKKRAPKEKSFEWMMNVIWKVNVDVSLADLFTNFPKFSKFFKDMMANKEKLQDEGIVALSMNCSQLISGMMPMKTRDPGSCVIPCEIGNTIFTKCLLDQGSGISLMALKTARAIGLEERMEPIDIALQLADHSIVKPTGIVEDVLVKVDKFVIPVDFIVLDMPEDKEVPILFGRPFLATGDVLLGAKDNSVTFRINGEQVTINVEKTMKHPSDAKACFRVDVLDKCIFDKMCCSTRMEGSVYDKGG, from the exons ATGGATCAGGATTCAGACGGTGAATCAATGGCTGAGAATAATGAGATTCCACCACCAGTGGTGAGGTTTGGCGATACTCTTTGGTCGGGAATTGAGCACCCGGGAGAATTCGCGTACGCCAATGATAATGTCAACATTCCACCCCACTACATAAGCTTAGTGAATGGGGGGAATCTGTTTCATGGTAGGGATGATGAAGATCCGGTGAGTCATCTCAATGCCTTCTACGAACTGACAATCTCTCTTAGACCTCCTAATGTGGAGCACCATCGGATTAAGAGGGCATTGTTTCCATTCTCCTTGAGGGAGAAGGCAAGAGAGTGGTATGATTCACTATCGGGCTACAATATAGCAACATTCCAAGAGTTGAAGACATTGTTTCTCTTGGAATACAACTCTccaatgaagattgagaagttgagagaggagatcactTCATTCCGACAGAAGTATGACGAGTCCTTCGTGGAAGCATGGAAGAGATTCACGGAGTTGATAAGGAAATGCCCAAGTCACGGACTAGCTTTGGGgcatgaccttttgaaattctacaaGGGACTCAACAGTGAAGGCACGGGACTGGTGACTGCAGGTTCGAATGGAAACCTAGATGATTTAACTCATGATGAGGTGAGAGCCTTGTTTcaaaggttggccaataatcaCAATCCAAGGCGAGGAGCTGATAGAACAGGAGATACGTTTGGTGCTACAAAGGATGCGGAAAGAGTGACCGCAATTGAGGCTCAACTGGCTGACATTAGCACTCAAATGTCGTCGATGACAAAGGCAGTTAAATCTCTTCAATTGACTCCTCAACCCCAAGCTGTGACTGTGATGAGATGTGGGTTGTGCCAAGGCGggcatcatactgatcagtgcCCAAGTCTTCAAGGACCTCCCGTGGAGGATGTGAACTACATTGGTACCAATCGCCAAGGGTTCAATCAAGGCAACCAATACAACAATCAGCAAAATTGGAGGCCTCAGCAAACGAGTTGGAATCAAGCTGGTCGTAGCAATAACTCGGGTAATCAATGGAGGAACAACACTCAACCCccgggttatgagaagaagccatcCGTCGAGGATCAATTGGGACAGATTCTCTCTTTTATGTctaagagtcaaaaggagaacgaaaatttcaaggacAAGACAGTGGAAAAGTTTGGGCAGATCGATGCTACAATGAGGAATCTTGAGACTCAAATTGGACAGCTTGCTACAGCATCACACACAAGGATTCCTAATACCATCCCAAGTAATATAGTGCCCAATCCGAGAGGTAATGAACAGTGCAAAGTAGTGACTTTGAGAAGTGGTAGAGAGTTGGTTTCAACACCATTAATGGACGGTcaag aacaggctgcatcCGGCAGCAAGGAACATGGTGAAGAATCCGATGCAAGTGGAAAGTGTTCAGCAGAAGAGAAGGGAAAGAAGATAGTGGAAACGGAATCAAAGAGACAGATGTTGACAAGTCCAGCATTAGATCCGAAAAGCAAGTTCAACTTCCCCGATCATATTCCTCCTCCACCATATCCACccaggaggaagaagagagctCCAAAAGAGAAAAGCTTTGAGTGGATGATGAACGTGATCTGGAAAGTGAATGTGGATGTCTCGTTAGCGGACCTCTTTACGAACTTTCCCAAGTTCTCCAAGTTCTTCAAAGACATGATGGCAAATAAGGAGAAACTTCAAGACGAGGGGATAGTGgctttgagcatgaattgctcaCAACTGATTTCGGGAATGATGCCAATGAAGACGAGGGATCCCGGTAGTTGTGTGATTCCTTGTGAGATCGGGAATACAATCTTCACAAAATGCCTACTAGATCAAGGATCGGGGATCTCACTTATGGCTTTGAAAACTGCTAGAGCCATTGGATTAGAGGAGAGGATGGAACCCATCGACATTGCTCTACAATTGGCTGATCATTCCATCGTGAAGCCCACTGGAATAGTAGAGGATGTCTTGGTCAAGGTTGATAAATTTGTCATCCCCGTTGATTTCATAGTCTTGGACATGCCTGAGGACAAAGAGGTACCAATTCTGTTTGGTAGACCATTTCTTGCCACGGGAGATGTGTTGCTTGGAGCAAAGGACAACTCGGTCACGTTCAGAATCAATGGTGAACAAGTGACCATTAATGTAGAGAAGACGATGAAGCACCCTAGTGATGCAAAAGCGTGCTTCAGAGTTGATGTCCTCGACAAGTGCATATTTGACAAGATGTGTTGCTCGACAAGAATGGAAGGAAGCGTATATGACAAAGGAGGTTGA
- the LOC121746742 gene encoding uncharacterized protein LOC121746742 isoform X2, whose amino-acid sequence MKQADQLRPWTLRFRARAKRFNFIFDFNYSKILPICKLRFKLRRYTFEFESKPQSAFSLKRKFPDLKFLRMFNCFRRKRSRSKIWLDRENCWFGRRKFGVWFWFWFLLFAVVSCFLILLLRSYIRTRFLWNFVWVIWNYADFLHQLFKQHSRSYNLRLRVSSRCSESSTNKASSKRNSNWSFILPPEFPSLTPVTHSVMIY is encoded by the exons ATGAAACAAGCAGATCAACTGCGGCCATGGACGCTCCGCTTCAGAGCCAGAGCAAAGcgattcaatttcattttcgaTTTCAATTATTCCAAAATCTTGCCTATTTGCAAACTCAGGTTCAAGCTCCGCCGCTATACATTCGAGTTCGAATCTAAACCCCAATCTGCATTTTCGCTTAAACGAAAATTTCCAGATCTCAAATTCCTTCGGATGTTCAACTGTTTTCGCCGCAAGCGATCCCGTTCCAAGATCTGGCTAGATCGAGAG AATTGTTGGTTTGGGAGAAGAAAATTTGgagtttggttttggttttggtttctGCTTTTCGCGGTGGTGAGCTGTTTCCTCATTTTGCTGCTGCGATCTTATATCCGTACAAGATTTTTGTGGAATTTTGTTTGGGTGATTTGGAATTATGCTGATTTCTTGCACCAACTTTTCAAG CAACACTCTCGCAGTTATAACCTGAGACTGAGAGTAAGCTCCCGGTGCAGTGAG TCAAGTACAAATAAAGCAAGCAGTAAGAGAAATAGCAATTGGAGTTTCATCCTGCCACCTGAATTTCCATCCCTCACACCAG tgacacattctgtgatgatctattga
- the LOC121746742 gene encoding uncharacterized protein LOC121746742 isoform X1 translates to MKQADQLRPWTLRFRARAKRFNFIFDFNYSKILPICKLRFKLRRYTFEFESKPQSAFSLKRKFPDLKFLRMFNCFRRKRSRSKIWLDRENCWFGRRKFGVWFWFWFLLFAVVSCFLILLLRSYIRTRFLWNFVWVIWNYADFLHQLFKQHSRSYNLRLRVSSRCSESSTNKASSKRNSNWSFILPPEFPSLTPALPRRLNFIKPFTWNRFCTLLRRGCEYPN, encoded by the exons ATGAAACAAGCAGATCAACTGCGGCCATGGACGCTCCGCTTCAGAGCCAGAGCAAAGcgattcaatttcattttcgaTTTCAATTATTCCAAAATCTTGCCTATTTGCAAACTCAGGTTCAAGCTCCGCCGCTATACATTCGAGTTCGAATCTAAACCCCAATCTGCATTTTCGCTTAAACGAAAATTTCCAGATCTCAAATTCCTTCGGATGTTCAACTGTTTTCGCCGCAAGCGATCCCGTTCCAAGATCTGGCTAGATCGAGAG AATTGTTGGTTTGGGAGAAGAAAATTTGgagtttggttttggttttggtttctGCTTTTCGCGGTGGTGAGCTGTTTCCTCATTTTGCTGCTGCGATCTTATATCCGTACAAGATTTTTGTGGAATTTTGTTTGGGTGATTTGGAATTATGCTGATTTCTTGCACCAACTTTTCAAG CAACACTCTCGCAGTTATAACCTGAGACTGAGAGTAAGCTCCCGGTGCAGTGAG TCAAGTACAAATAAAGCAAGCAGTAAGAGAAATAGCAATTGGAGTTTCATCCTGCCACCTGAATTTCCATCCCTCACACCAG CTTTACCCCGTCGATTAAATTTCATAAAGCCTTTCACGTGGAACCGATTTTGTACGTTGTTGAGAAGGGGCTGCGAATATCCAAATTGA